A window from Sphingobacterium hotanense encodes these proteins:
- a CDS encoding glycoside hydrolase family 13 protein: MRIVIAIIFIFIHLASFAQVYRIEPLNWWVGMNNPNVQLLIYGNNISKKTVRIDYPGVELIKQQQVENPNYLFLDLKIHPDAKAGKVSLVFQEKGKKDYVKAYELKARDAAKRALQGVDASDFVYLIMPDRFANGDPSNDRIKGMADQSLNRDSMYHRHGGDLQGIINNLDYLEELGVTALWLNPVLTNDQPLTSYHGYANTESYYVDPRFGGNEAYRKLIEECHKRGIKMIQDLVHNHFGTEHFTVKDMPMKDWVHQWDSFTKTNYREQVHMDPYAAKADKDIMLNGWFDRHMPDMNQHNPYVKNYITQSHIWWIEEMGIDGFRLDTYAYNDLGFMAEWGKAIDAEYPKMTYFGETWVHGIPNQAYFTKADKISQGIDTKLQGVTDFQAYWAINEALNGKFGWMDGVVRLYNTFASDFMYEDPYRNVVFLDNHDLSRFLSVVGEDFNKYKSGIAWLLTTRGIPQLYYGTEILMKNFASPDGLVREDFPGGWKNDKANKFTAAGRTEKENEAFNYVKTLANYRKNNPVLQDGKMLQFIPEDGIYVYFRYNDDKRVMVIMNSKQESVKLQTKRYQEGIGQYTQATNVVTGANIENLEELDIPAVSTQVFELK, encoded by the coding sequence ATGAGGATCGTTATTGCCATTATCTTTATTTTCATACATCTAGCCTCCTTTGCGCAGGTATATCGTATTGAACCATTGAACTGGTGGGTTGGAATGAATAATCCCAATGTTCAATTATTGATCTATGGCAATAACATCTCTAAAAAAACAGTCCGTATCGACTACCCCGGTGTTGAGCTAATCAAACAACAGCAGGTAGAAAACCCGAACTATCTATTCTTGGACCTCAAGATACATCCAGATGCAAAAGCTGGAAAGGTTTCTTTGGTATTCCAAGAAAAAGGAAAGAAAGATTATGTGAAAGCATATGAGCTAAAAGCGCGAGATGCCGCTAAGCGCGCCCTCCAAGGCGTTGATGCATCAGACTTTGTCTATCTCATTATGCCGGATCGCTTTGCCAATGGCGACCCTTCCAATGATCGTATTAAAGGGATGGCCGACCAATCCCTAAATAGGGATAGCATGTACCATCGTCATGGCGGCGATTTACAAGGAATCATCAATAATCTCGATTATCTGGAAGAGCTTGGCGTCACAGCTTTATGGCTAAATCCAGTATTGACCAATGATCAGCCGTTGACCTCCTACCATGGTTATGCAAATACTGAAAGCTATTATGTTGATCCTCGGTTTGGTGGTAATGAGGCATACCGTAAGTTGATTGAGGAATGCCACAAGCGAGGCATCAAAATGATTCAGGACCTAGTGCATAATCATTTCGGAACGGAGCATTTTACGGTAAAGGATATGCCGATGAAAGACTGGGTACATCAATGGGACAGCTTTACCAAAACTAATTACCGCGAGCAAGTGCATATGGATCCTTATGCGGCGAAGGCGGATAAGGACATCATGTTGAATGGTTGGTTTGATAGGCATATGCCGGATATGAATCAGCATAATCCATATGTTAAAAATTATATCACTCAAAGTCATATTTGGTGGATCGAGGAGATGGGCATCGATGGGTTCCGCTTAGATACCTACGCATACAACGATTTAGGCTTTATGGCAGAATGGGGAAAAGCAATCGATGCGGAATATCCTAAGATGACCTATTTCGGTGAAACATGGGTACATGGAATTCCGAATCAGGCTTACTTTACCAAAGCCGACAAGATCAGCCAGGGTATTGATACCAAGTTGCAGGGGGTGACGGATTTCCAAGCCTATTGGGCAATCAATGAAGCCCTGAATGGGAAGTTCGGATGGATGGACGGCGTAGTCCGTCTTTACAATACATTTGCCAGCGACTTTATGTACGAAGACCCTTATCGTAATGTCGTATTCTTAGACAACCATGATTTAAGCCGTTTCTTATCTGTCGTAGGTGAGGATTTCAATAAGTATAAATCAGGTATTGCGTGGTTATTGACGACGCGCGGCATCCCGCAACTGTATTATGGAACAGAGATTCTGATGAAAAACTTTGCCAGTCCTGACGGTCTTGTACGTGAAGACTTTCCAGGCGGATGGAAGAACGATAAAGCCAATAAGTTTACTGCTGCCGGACGTACTGAAAAAGAGAATGAAGCATTTAACTATGTTAAAACACTAGCGAATTATCGCAAGAACAATCCGGTTCTTCAAGACGGGAAGATGCTGCAATTTATACCCGAAGACGGTATCTATGTTTATTTCCGCTACAATGATGATAAACGCGTAATGGTGATCATGAATAGCAAGCAGGAAAGTGTAAAGCTTCAAACCAAGCGCTATCAAGAGGGCATAGGTCAATATACGCAAGCAACCAATGTCGTGACTGGGGCCAATATTGAAAACTTAGAAGAGTTGGATATCCCAGCGGTTAGCACACAGGTATTCGAGTTAAAATAA
- a CDS encoding SusC/RagA family TonB-linked outer membrane protein, whose amino-acid sequence MVRDFYNWHFRLIVIFIFSFQFVSAQQNLQLSGKVVDDAGKELAGATVSIKGTNMQVSTDESGNYVLQGINAGAMIVQASYVGHASSEQSINLTASQSLNFTLSSNAAEIGEVVVIGYGAVERKHVTGAVSNVQSKDFQKGAITSPDQLIQGKVSGVSITSNGGAPGAGSTIRVRGGASLSASNNPLIVVDGNPLSGENVSGAANPLSLINPNDIESMTILKDANATAIYGSRASNGVILITTKKGKMGRPKLNLSTVNSLSTIANQVDVLTADQVRSYVNEYGTATQKGLVGSANTDWQDLIYHNAFTTDNNISLSGGVKNMPYRVSIGYLEQAGILKTDMLRRGTAGVNISPRFFDNHLKLDINFKGTLTNQEFANTGAIGSAIVFDPTQNVYDPNSPYGGFFEWQEGAVPNSLSPRNPVSLLENYGNRAAAGRSIGNAQLDYSFHFLPELHANINVGYDIASGKGATSIPDFAASNFANKGFFQRYRGRQNNTFIEGYLNYVKDIESINSNINVTAGYGYYDNKETNYNFNSYNAHGDIITTPVHVDNVPQNRLLSYYGRLIYSFADRYILSGTIRADGSSKFNPDGRWGIFPSAAFTWRIKGENFLKDNHSVSDLKLRLSYGETGNKDGITNYGYIPVYYYSTNEAQYQIGDQFYHVYSPIAYDKTLRWESTATTNIGLDYGFWGGRIYGAIDAYHKKTKDLLATTEISVGTNYSNQLLTNVGNMENRGIEGSINIQAVKSENFNWDLGFNMTVNESKVTNLTLNDNPGYQLAAGWITGGTGNVIQYHTVGLAPFQYYVYKQVYDQQGNPLEGVYEDLNGDGAVTPADRYYYQKPAPDYFMGFTTSINYKRLTLNTVLRASFGNYVYDNISSNFGVARNILNPSGFINNATTDIYNTNFNNNQYSSDYYINNASFLRMDNLGLVYNVGNLDKEGTVTMMINANVQNVFTVSKYKGIDPELFNGIDYTLYPRPRVYSLGLNFGF is encoded by the coding sequence ATGGTTAGGGATTTTTACAATTGGCACTTCCGGCTAATAGTTATCTTCATCTTCAGTTTTCAATTTGTTTCGGCTCAACAGAATTTACAGCTTTCGGGGAAAGTGGTAGATGATGCGGGTAAGGAGCTTGCTGGAGCGACGGTAAGTATTAAAGGAACAAACATGCAGGTTTCAACGGATGAGTCCGGGAACTATGTATTGCAAGGAATAAATGCGGGGGCTATGATCGTACAGGCGTCCTATGTTGGCCACGCCAGCTCGGAACAAAGCATAAACCTGACGGCTTCGCAAAGTTTAAACTTCACTTTATCTTCTAATGCCGCTGAAATCGGTGAGGTTGTGGTGATTGGTTATGGCGCGGTCGAGCGTAAGCATGTGACCGGTGCGGTTTCCAATGTGCAATCGAAGGACTTTCAAAAGGGCGCAATCACTTCTCCGGATCAATTGATTCAAGGTAAGGTGTCGGGTGTTTCTATTACCTCCAATGGGGGAGCGCCGGGTGCAGGAAGTACGATCCGTGTGCGCGGTGGTGCTTCATTATCCGCAAGTAACAACCCGTTAATCGTTGTTGATGGAAACCCACTAAGTGGTGAGAATGTATCAGGAGCTGCAAACCCACTTTCGCTTATCAATCCGAATGATATCGAATCGATGACCATCTTAAAAGATGCGAATGCGACAGCTATCTACGGTTCTAGAGCATCTAACGGTGTCATCTTGATTACAACTAAAAAGGGCAAGATGGGCAGACCGAAGCTGAATCTCTCAACAGTGAACTCTCTATCGACTATCGCAAATCAAGTGGATGTCCTAACGGCTGATCAGGTGCGTTCTTATGTGAATGAATATGGAACTGCAACGCAGAAAGGCTTAGTAGGATCGGCAAATACAGATTGGCAAGACTTGATTTATCACAATGCGTTTACCACAGATAACAACATCTCGCTGTCGGGCGGTGTAAAAAATATGCCTTATCGTGTTTCCATCGGATATTTGGAGCAAGCAGGGATCTTAAAGACGGATATGCTAAGAAGAGGAACCGCAGGGGTAAATATCTCTCCTCGTTTCTTTGACAATCACTTGAAATTGGATATCAACTTTAAAGGTACATTGACGAATCAAGAGTTTGCAAATACAGGAGCGATTGGTTCTGCCATTGTATTCGACCCTACTCAAAATGTATATGATCCGAACAGTCCGTATGGTGGGTTCTTCGAATGGCAAGAGGGCGCAGTTCCGAATTCCTTGTCCCCAAGAAACCCGGTGTCCTTGTTAGAGAACTATGGTAATAGAGCGGCTGCGGGTAGAAGTATCGGTAATGCGCAATTGGATTATTCTTTCCACTTCCTTCCGGAGTTACACGCGAATATTAATGTCGGTTATGATATCGCTTCAGGTAAAGGTGCCACCAGCATTCCTGATTTTGCAGCATCAAACTTTGCAAACAAAGGCTTCTTTCAACGCTATAGAGGCAGACAGAACAATACCTTTATCGAGGGATATCTGAACTACGTTAAAGACATTGAAAGTATCAATAGCAATATCAACGTAACAGCAGGATATGGCTATTACGATAATAAAGAGACAAACTACAACTTCAATTCTTATAACGCGCATGGCGATATAATCACTACGCCAGTGCATGTGGACAATGTTCCACAGAATAGATTGCTTTCTTACTATGGAAGATTGATCTACTCTTTTGCTGACCGATATATCCTATCCGGTACCATTCGTGCGGATGGGTCTTCCAAATTTAATCCGGACGGACGTTGGGGTATTTTTCCTTCAGCAGCATTTACATGGCGGATTAAAGGAGAGAACTTCCTAAAGGATAACCACAGTGTATCTGACTTAAAGCTTCGTTTAAGCTATGGCGAGACTGGAAATAAAGATGGTATTACGAACTATGGTTATATCCCGGTTTACTACTACAGTACGAATGAGGCGCAATATCAAATCGGCGACCAATTCTACCATGTGTATTCGCCAATTGCATATGATAAAACTCTCCGTTGGGAATCTACAGCGACAACTAACATCGGTTTAGACTATGGATTCTGGGGAGGACGCATCTATGGTGCAATCGATGCTTATCATAAGAAAACAAAGGATTTGTTGGCAACGACGGAAATCTCTGTAGGAACGAACTACAGTAACCAATTATTGACTAACGTTGGTAACATGGAGAATCGCGGTATTGAGGGTAGCATCAATATTCAGGCTGTGAAGTCAGAAAACTTCAATTGGGACTTAGGTTTCAATATGACGGTTAATGAAAGCAAGGTGACTAATCTAACCTTGAATGATAACCCAGGATATCAGTTGGCAGCAGGTTGGATTACCGGTGGTACAGGTAATGTGATCCAATACCATACAGTAGGTTTGGCACCATTCCAATACTATGTTTACAAGCAAGTTTATGATCAGCAAGGGAATCCGTTAGAAGGCGTATATGAAGATCTGAATGGCGACGGCGCTGTTACTCCTGCCGACCGGTATTATTATCAAAAACCGGCACCAGATTACTTTATGGGTTTCACAACATCCATCAACTACAAACGCTTAACGTTGAATACGGTATTGAGAGCAAGCTTCGGAAACTATGTTTATGATAATATTTCTTCCAACTTCGGCGTGGCTCGTAATATTTTAAATCCTTCGGGCTTCATCAATAACGCAACAACGGATATATACAACACGAATTTTAATAATAACCAATACTCAAGCGATTACTACATCAACAATGCATCCTTCCTACGTATGGACAATCTAGGTTTAGTTTACAACGTCGGAAACTTAGATAAAGAAGGAACGGTGACAATGATGATCAATGCGAATGTTCAGAATGTATTCACAGTCTCTAAGTACAAAGGCATTGATCCGGAATTGTTCAATGGTATTGACTATACGCTATATCCAAGACCAAGAGTTTATTCATTAGGATTGAACTTCGGGTTTTAA
- a CDS encoding phytanoyl-CoA dioxygenase family protein, producing MSTKTNQILDQVKPVSAAETAEFQDNGHILIRDILDRETAEHFREVISQAADKHNEEKRKLEDRDTYGKAFLQIMNLWRVDEEVKKFVMAKRFAKIAADLLGVENVRLYHDQALFKEAGGGPTPWHQDQNYWPLDTNNTITMWMPLVDIPNPEMGMLTFATGSHKQNNVSDVIISDESEKTFSEYVKENNFPVVHPDYMNAGDATFHYGYTIHNAPGNSSDKMRAVMTIIYYADGAKVTQPKHKWQENDRQQWLMGKEAGSLADSEINPLLL from the coding sequence ATGAGCACAAAAACGAATCAAATTCTTGATCAGGTAAAACCTGTATCCGCAGCAGAGACTGCCGAGTTCCAAGATAACGGACATATTCTCATTCGCGATATACTAGATAGAGAAACTGCGGAGCACTTCCGTGAGGTAATCAGTCAAGCGGCCGACAAGCATAATGAAGAAAAAAGAAAGCTGGAAGACCGGGACACCTATGGCAAAGCCTTTTTACAGATCATGAACCTTTGGCGCGTCGATGAGGAAGTGAAGAAGTTTGTGATGGCGAAGCGTTTCGCGAAGATCGCCGCTGACCTATTGGGTGTTGAAAATGTGAGGCTCTACCATGATCAGGCCTTATTCAAAGAAGCTGGCGGCGGCCCGACGCCATGGCATCAAGATCAAAACTATTGGCCATTGGACACCAACAATACGATCACCATGTGGATGCCACTAGTCGATATTCCCAATCCAGAGATGGGTATGCTGACCTTTGCCACAGGTTCTCACAAGCAAAACAACGTATCGGATGTTATTATTTCGGATGAATCGGAAAAAACATTCTCCGAATACGTCAAAGAAAACAACTTCCCTGTCGTTCATCCCGACTACATGAATGCGGGTGACGCCACATTCCACTATGGCTATACGATTCACAATGCACCGGGCAACTCCTCGGACAAGATGCGCGCCGTCATGACGATCATCTACTATGCGGATGGCGCTAAAGTAACCCAGCCGAAGCATAAATGGCAGGAGAATGACCGACAGCAATGGCTAATGGGTAAGGAAGCAGGAAGCTTAGCAGACTCTGAAATTAATCCGCTCTTATTGTAA
- a CDS encoding RagB/SusD family nutrient uptake outer membrane protein, with product MKRLIKNTIWGSMLILSVSSCSEDLLNLSPKNDITADQVYGSEQGYKEAFLKVYGSLSMTSGGGEGASDLAGIDAGQSDFLRLYWNIQQLTSDETLCGWNDPGVPDMVYGTPDADNIMVKGLYTRCIYTITVANEFLRESTPDKLSARGITNTAEIDAYRAEARFVRAYQYWVLLDLFGNPPFVTEENLIGKVSPNQIKRPDLFNYVEKELLEIEPLMKAPKQNEYGRADQGAVWTLLTRLYLNAQVYTGTAKYTEAITYANKIINGGYALTSNYANLFLEDNYVTSKDEIIFTINYDGVKTRNYGGTTFLINSLINGEMGPASYGVPTGGWGGNRATKALPTAFPDYSGNTDKRAMFFGDKLENDELGEFKDGLRVTKFKNVKSNGTPGASQGGTFSSLDFPLFRLADVYLMYAEAVLRGGSGGSTSQALGYFNQVRARAYGNASGNASAITLDDILNERARELYFEGYRRTDLIRFGKFTGGNYIWPWKGGVKDGRSIADFRALLPLPSSDVIANTNLTQNQGY from the coding sequence ATGAAAAGATTAATAAAAAATACGATTTGGGGCAGCATGCTGATCTTGTCTGTTTCTTCATGTAGTGAAGACTTATTGAACTTAAGCCCAAAGAATGATATTACTGCAGATCAGGTTTATGGATCTGAGCAAGGTTATAAAGAAGCTTTCCTAAAAGTGTATGGCAGTCTGTCGATGACTTCTGGTGGTGGCGAAGGAGCAAGTGATCTAGCAGGTATTGATGCCGGCCAATCTGATTTCTTGCGTCTGTATTGGAATATTCAGCAATTAACATCAGATGAAACCTTATGTGGCTGGAATGACCCTGGCGTTCCTGACATGGTTTATGGTACTCCCGACGCAGATAATATCATGGTCAAAGGACTATACACCCGCTGTATCTACACCATCACCGTGGCAAACGAGTTCCTTCGTGAAAGCACGCCAGACAAGCTGTCTGCCAGAGGAATAACTAATACTGCGGAGATTGACGCTTATCGTGCAGAGGCGAGATTCGTCAGAGCTTACCAATATTGGGTGTTGCTAGATTTATTCGGTAATCCTCCTTTTGTAACCGAGGAAAATCTGATAGGTAAAGTCTCTCCTAACCAGATCAAACGTCCCGACCTGTTCAATTATGTGGAGAAGGAATTGTTGGAGATCGAACCGTTGATGAAAGCACCAAAGCAGAACGAATACGGGCGTGCAGATCAGGGGGCGGTTTGGACCTTGTTAACAAGATTATACTTGAATGCGCAGGTGTACACAGGAACTGCTAAATACACCGAAGCAATTACTTATGCGAATAAGATTATCAACGGAGGATATGCTTTAACGAGCAATTATGCGAACTTATTCTTAGAAGATAACTATGTGACGAGCAAAGATGAAATCATCTTTACCATCAATTATGATGGCGTAAAAACCAGAAACTATGGTGGTACGACCTTCTTGATCAACTCACTGATCAATGGTGAGATGGGACCTGCTTCATATGGAGTTCCTACTGGTGGCTGGGGGGGTAATCGCGCTACGAAAGCACTTCCTACCGCTTTCCCGGATTATAGCGGCAACACCGATAAACGAGCGATGTTCTTTGGCGACAAGCTAGAGAATGATGAGCTAGGTGAGTTTAAAGATGGCCTTCGCGTAACGAAGTTTAAAAATGTGAAATCAAACGGTACGCCTGGTGCTTCGCAAGGAGGAACATTCAGCTCCTTAGACTTCCCGCTATTCCGATTGGCAGATGTGTATTTGATGTATGCGGAGGCGGTACTACGTGGCGGATCCGGAGGTTCTACTTCACAAGCATTAGGATACTTCAACCAAGTGAGAGCTAGAGCTTATGGTAATGCCAGTGGCAACGCATCGGCAATTACGCTGGATGATATCTTAAATGAGCGCGCGAGAGAGCTATACTTTGAAGGATATCGCAGAACAGACTTAATTCGTTTTGGGAAATTCACAGGTGGCAATTACATATGGCCATGGAAAGGTGGAGTTAAAGACGGAAGATCTATCGCTGATTTCAGAGCGCTCCTTCCGTTACCATCATCTGATGTTATTGCCAATACCAACTTAACGCAAAACCAAGGCTATTAA
- the pgmB gene encoding beta-phosphoglucomutase — protein MGLQACLFDLDGVLVDTAKYHYLAWKQLANSLGFDFKELQNEELKGISRVESLKKILAWGGLDFPQERQDELASLKNSWYVEMISEMKADEVLPGSFELLEELRTNQIRIALGSASKNAQLILDNTGLTPYFDAIVDGNVVSKSKPDPEVFLKGAEMLHISPSGCVVFEDASAGVEAALRATMKAIGIGSPKELSKAHLVVEDLTKIQLKAIQNLF, from the coding sequence ATGGGATTGCAAGCATGTTTATTTGATCTGGACGGTGTGTTGGTCGACACCGCTAAATACCATTACCTCGCCTGGAAGCAATTAGCAAACTCGTTAGGGTTTGACTTTAAGGAGCTTCAAAATGAAGAGCTTAAGGGCATCAGCCGCGTGGAGAGTTTGAAGAAAATACTCGCATGGGGCGGTCTGGATTTCCCTCAAGAACGACAGGATGAACTTGCCAGTTTAAAGAACAGCTGGTATGTGGAAATGATCTCCGAAATGAAGGCGGATGAAGTACTGCCCGGCTCATTTGAGCTGTTGGAAGAGCTTCGGACGAATCAGATTAGGATCGCATTAGGCTCCGCAAGCAAAAACGCACAGCTAATCTTGGATAACACAGGGCTAACGCCTTATTTTGATGCCATCGTAGATGGCAATGTGGTCAGTAAATCGAAACCCGACCCTGAAGTTTTCTTGAAGGGAGCCGAGATGTTGCATATTTCACCGAGCGGCTGTGTGGTCTTCGAAGATGCAAGTGCAGGTGTCGAAGCAGCATTGCGCGCGACCATGAAAGCCATTGGAATAGGCTCGCCCAAGGAGCTCAGCAAGGCGCACCTTGTTGTTGAAGATTTGACAAAAATACAATTGAAGGCTATTCAAAATCTGTTTTAG
- a CDS encoding SusE domain-containing protein, translated as MNLINRLLILFCLSSLMFISCEKDEVKTIAKDGQSGNLTSSATSVALSKATLNDKVIEFNHTLSDFGYNAGITYSLQFGLKGTNFTPAREVVLENGVTTKSYTGLELNNLVSAMNLSFDENSDVEVRLKSAISNSVAVYSNVVNINTKPIPLTSWIYLPGAYQGWNPATADSLISPTGNGIYTGILRFPAKDSEFKITPAKNWNVNYGDGGNGTISPTGGNFKSIAEGTVLITMDMNSNTWTMETAATWGMIGDAVPNSNWSVDADMKFVNDGAGNWVLQTVLNPGKFKFRRNHDWGTNLGGSGGTLTLGGADIAITETGNYTVTMNPTALTYTIVKN; from the coding sequence ATGAACCTTATTAATAGACTTCTGATATTATTCTGCCTGAGTAGCCTGATGTTCATTTCATGCGAAAAGGATGAAGTAAAAACAATAGCAAAAGACGGGCAATCAGGTAACCTGACGAGCTCAGCAACATCTGTTGCATTATCGAAAGCAACCTTGAACGACAAGGTGATTGAGTTTAACCATACGCTTTCTGATTTCGGCTATAATGCTGGAATTACTTATTCTCTTCAATTTGGATTGAAAGGAACCAACTTTACGCCAGCAAGAGAGGTCGTACTAGAAAACGGAGTGACTACGAAATCTTATACCGGGCTTGAGCTAAATAATCTTGTGTCGGCTATGAACCTATCATTTGATGAAAACTCAGATGTAGAAGTTCGTCTGAAGTCGGCAATATCAAATAGCGTTGCAGTTTACAGTAATGTGGTCAATATCAATACTAAACCTATTCCATTGACTTCATGGATCTATCTACCGGGAGCTTATCAGGGATGGAACCCTGCAACGGCCGATAGTTTGATCTCACCTACAGGCAACGGTATTTATACCGGTATCCTACGCTTCCCGGCCAAAGATTCGGAGTTCAAAATTACGCCTGCGAAGAACTGGAATGTGAACTACGGAGATGGTGGCAACGGAACTATTAGCCCAACAGGAGGCAACTTTAAGTCTATTGCCGAGGGCACCGTGTTGATCACTATGGATATGAACAGCAATACCTGGACGATGGAGACGGCAGCGACATGGGGCATGATCGGGGATGCGGTTCCAAATTCGAACTGGTCGGTTGATGCAGACATGAAATTCGTAAATGATGGCGCTGGAAACTGGGTACTTCAGACTGTTCTTAATCCAGGTAAATTCAAGTTCCGTAGAAACCACGATTGGGGAACCAACCTAGGTGGCAGTGGAGGTACATTGACATTGGGCGGCGCCGATATCGCGATTACGGAAACTGGAAACTACACCGTGACCATGAACCCGACTGCTTTAACTTATACAATCGTAAAAAACTAA
- a CDS encoding alpha-amylase family glycosyl hydrolase produces the protein MKGLQHILLLTLCWAAGMLTNCQKKQTDTDSVKDEIIYHVFQRSFFDSNGDQHGDLPGIQQKLDYLQDLGVTSILMTPLYESVYYHNYYSSAFEKIDSTYGTKEEYLSLVKEMHKRGMKLYMDMETQYVTEDHPWYTDSYGNPSSPYSDYILYDDKEQRKPSTIVFDLYDLRGYDGQRRKITTVNLLNKNVIQYNKDLFAYWLDPNQDGNFDDGVDGFRLDHMMDDLDNKGRLTNLFKDFWVPLIDTLKSINPKIHIMAEQADWGSYGIDYLTKAKVDWVFAFRIQQAIRTMDKDKIMAYADTTFRDTPEGNNQIIFIENHDIPRFSTAVKQDKGKEKVGAALNLLMAGVPSIYYGQEIGMLGDSFFGKYGGITDANEIPYREAFEWTKDKDSPGMAYWYRDSGPWWETSTVKSNDGISVEEQASDPNSLLNTYKALIKLRKQEPLLIQGGYQSIPNDSKSVVSFYRTKGPKKSMVLINLSADAVNLEIPIAEGVPKLVYGENTGEWKNKQQAISIAGYSTQVWSIN, from the coding sequence ATGAAAGGACTACAGCACATTCTCCTTTTGACACTATGCTGGGCTGCTGGAATGCTCACGAATTGTCAGAAGAAGCAAACAGATACGGACTCGGTTAAAGACGAGATTATCTATCATGTCTTCCAGCGGAGTTTCTTTGATAGCAATGGTGATCAGCATGGCGATTTACCCGGCATCCAACAGAAGCTTGATTATCTTCAGGATCTCGGAGTTACATCCATTTTAATGACCCCGTTGTACGAGTCGGTATATTACCATAACTACTATTCCAGCGCTTTCGAGAAAATCGACTCGACCTACGGAACTAAGGAGGAATACCTGTCTTTAGTGAAAGAAATGCACAAACGCGGCATGAAGCTATACATGGACATGGAAACCCAATACGTAACGGAGGATCATCCCTGGTACACCGACTCTTATGGAAATCCAAGTTCGCCCTATTCCGACTATATTCTTTACGACGATAAAGAACAGCGCAAGCCATCCACTATTGTATTCGATCTATACGACTTAAGAGGATATGATGGGCAGCGCAGAAAGATTACTACCGTAAATCTGCTCAACAAAAATGTGATACAGTACAACAAAGATCTTTTTGCTTATTGGCTCGACCCTAATCAAGATGGAAACTTCGACGATGGCGTTGATGGATTCCGACTCGATCATATGATGGACGACCTAGATAACAAAGGTCGATTGACGAATCTATTCAAAGACTTTTGGGTTCCGCTGATTGATACACTGAAAAGCATCAACCCTAAGATTCATATTATGGCCGAACAAGCCGACTGGGGATCCTATGGAATCGATTACCTGACGAAAGCTAAAGTAGACTGGGTCTTTGCCTTCCGCATTCAGCAAGCCATACGCACGATGGACAAGGACAAGATCATGGCTTATGCGGACACGACCTTTCGCGATACTCCGGAAGGAAATAACCAAATTATCTTCATCGAAAACCATGATATCCCGCGCTTCTCTACCGCGGTAAAGCAAGACAAAGGCAAGGAAAAAGTCGGCGCTGCGCTAAACTTATTGATGGCAGGAGTACCGTCCATTTATTACGGACAAGAGATCGGAATGCTAGGCGATAGCTTCTTCGGTAAATATGGCGGCATTACCGATGCGAATGAAATACCCTATCGGGAAGCCTTCGAATGGACAAAGGATAAAGATAGCCCGGGGATGGCCTATTGGTATAGAGACTCTGGCCCCTGGTGGGAAACCAGCACGGTGAAAAGCAATGATGGCATTTCGGTAGAAGAGCAAGCGAGCGATCCTAATTCACTTCTCAACACTTATAAAGCCTTGATTAAGCTTCGAAAACAAGAACCCCTACTCATTCAGGGGGGATACCAATCCATCCCAAATGATAGCAAAAGCGTCGTCAGCTTCTACAGAACGAAAGGGCCAAAGAAATCAATGGTCTTGATCAATCTTTCAGCAGATGCCGTAAATCTTGAGATCCCCATAGCAGAGGGGGTGCCGAAATTAGTCTATGGTGAAAATACAGGCGAGTGGAAAAACAAGCAGCAGGCGATTAGTATTGCTGGCTATAGTACGCAGGTATGGTCTATCAATTGA